One Nocardia farcinica genomic region harbors:
- a CDS encoding aromatic-ring-hydroxylating dioxygenase subunit beta → MTAATVSRDITAACADFLYREAEYLDHREFERWLDCLSEDLVYRMPIRVTRGPEARSLEFSPTGFHMKDTYASMKMRVSRLATEHAYAEDPPSRTQRLITNVRVDALDAADKYDVRSNFLCFRAQGDGVESDLIVGERFDILHDTAAGFRLAARTVRLAHTTLITPNLGVFL, encoded by the coding sequence ATGACCGCCGCCACGGTTTCCCGAGATATCACCGCGGCGTGCGCCGACTTCCTCTACCGCGAAGCGGAGTACCTCGACCATCGAGAGTTCGAACGCTGGCTGGATTGTCTGTCGGAGGATCTCGTCTACCGCATGCCCATCCGCGTCACGCGCGGGCCCGAGGCACGCAGCCTGGAATTCTCGCCCACCGGCTTCCACATGAAGGACACCTACGCCTCGATGAAGATGCGGGTCTCGCGGCTCGCCACCGAGCATGCGTACGCCGAGGATCCACCGTCGCGCACCCAGCGCCTGATCACCAACGTGCGCGTCGATGCACTCGACGCCGCGGACAAATACGACGTCCGCAGCAACTTCCTGTGCTTCCGGGCTCAGGGTGACGGCGTCGAGTCCGACCTGATCGTCGGCGAGCGGTTCGACATCCTGCACGACACCGCCGCCGGCTTCCGGCTGGCGGCACGGACGGTGCGCCTCGCTCACACCACGCTGATCACTCCCAACCTCGGGGTGTTCCTGTGA
- a CDS encoding aromatic ring-hydroxylating oxygenase subunit alpha codes for MNPRLSTIVRRRGSRPEIDCSKAVPAFGPIPLPGARAARRLPENTVIAARGESHVFDRKTLPTSGGPTESPSSTEEFFRRMDRELEQGIVSPRIFSDPDIYRYELDRIFARCWCFVAHETEIPTPGDYVLRYIGQDQFIVVRDEDGRINVLFNKCTHRGSPVCRVEKGNSSHFRCPYHSWVFKNNGDWSGAPHRKKAYRKLDAEQWGLAAAPHVDSVHGLIFASLDPGAPTLDEYLGGMRWYLDALLGLNEQGMSAIGEPHRWRVPANWKSGAENFMADAYHVPSLHRSAEEVGMFPGIETGGAGPQGVSRHVFFDEGHGMIVNDGFLPPPWHRSGFPPEVAETFQLDRLPADQRQFVENHSATTFLIFPNLGLVRVPAAPHPDAPPAVFTYLRQWQPTGPDTIVNWNWTLGWNSAPADFNEEAYVAALSMHGPAGILEQDDTVVWGGAPVAGRSVFARKNGMRFNFQLGLNGMSDYAEDPEWAFPGRATTTALGEAPQRAFYRRWLHEVSTADEVDGQEVRR; via the coding sequence GTGAATCCGCGGCTATCGACCATAGTCCGTCGGCGCGGCAGCCGACCGGAAATCGACTGTTCCAAGGCCGTTCCAGCATTCGGACCGATTCCGTTGCCGGGTGCTCGAGCCGCTCGTAGGTTACCCGAAAATACCGTGATTGCAGCGCGAGGAGAAAGCCACGTGTTCGACCGGAAAACCCTGCCCACGTCCGGTGGGCCCACCGAATCACCGAGCTCGACGGAAGAATTCTTCCGCCGGATGGACCGCGAGCTGGAACAGGGAATAGTCTCTCCACGGATATTCAGCGACCCCGACATCTACCGGTACGAGCTGGACCGGATATTCGCACGCTGTTGGTGCTTCGTCGCCCACGAGACGGAAATTCCGACACCGGGTGACTATGTGCTCCGGTACATCGGGCAGGACCAGTTCATCGTCGTTCGCGACGAGGACGGACGCATCAACGTCCTTTTCAACAAATGCACACACCGCGGCAGTCCGGTGTGCCGGGTGGAAAAAGGAAACAGCTCCCACTTCCGTTGTCCGTACCACTCGTGGGTCTTCAAGAACAACGGCGACTGGAGCGGAGCGCCGCACCGGAAGAAGGCATACCGAAAACTCGATGCCGAGCAGTGGGGCCTCGCCGCGGCGCCGCATGTCGATTCGGTCCACGGCCTGATCTTCGCCTCGCTCGATCCCGGTGCCCCCACCCTCGACGAATACCTCGGTGGGATGCGCTGGTACTTGGACGCGTTGCTCGGACTCAACGAGCAGGGCATGTCCGCTATCGGCGAGCCACACCGCTGGCGGGTACCAGCGAATTGGAAGTCAGGCGCAGAGAACTTCATGGCGGACGCCTACCACGTCCCCTCCCTGCATCGCTCTGCCGAGGAAGTCGGGATGTTCCCCGGCATCGAGACGGGTGGCGCAGGGCCGCAGGGCGTCTCGCGGCACGTGTTCTTCGACGAGGGCCACGGGATGATCGTCAACGACGGGTTCCTGCCCCCGCCCTGGCACCGCTCGGGGTTCCCGCCGGAGGTCGCCGAGACCTTCCAGTTGGACCGGCTCCCGGCCGACCAGCGACAATTCGTCGAAAACCACTCGGCGACCACATTTCTCATCTTCCCCAACCTCGGGCTGGTGCGGGTACCCGCAGCACCGCATCCGGACGCGCCGCCCGCGGTGTTCACCTATCTGCGCCAGTGGCAGCCGACCGGCCCGGACACGATCGTCAACTGGAACTGGACGTTGGGCTGGAACAGCGCACCCGCCGATTTCAACGAGGAGGCCTACGTCGCGGCGCTGAGCATGCACGGACCGGCCGGGATCCTGGAACAGGACGACACGGTGGTCTGGGGCGGCGCTCCAGTCGCGGGCAGATCCGTCTTCGCCCGCAAGAACGGTATGCGATTCAACTTCCAGCTCGGTTTGAACGGTATGAGCGACTACGCCGAGGACCCCGAGTGGGCATTCCCCGGACGCGCGACGACGACCGCACTGGGGGAAGCGCCACAGCGCGCCTTCTACCGGCGCTGGCTGCACGAGGTGTCCACCGCGGACGAGGTCGACGGCCAGGAGGTCCGACGATGA
- the hcaB gene encoding 3-(cis-5,6-dihydroxycyclohexa-1,3-dien-1-yl)propanoate dehydrogenase: MAEGWLAGKVALITGGGSGIGRAVVERFVAEGARVAVLDRAADAVAELTRTYGADVAAIQGDVRRLADHKRAVAEAVQRFGRLDTLVTVAGIFDYFASLDTLPEDRIDAAFTEMFDINVKGSLLAVKAALPELAAAEGNVVLTISNAGYLPGGGGPLYTGSKFAVRGLLSQLSFELAPHIRVNAVAPGGTVTQLRGVEAMDSGRQRLIDLPDLPELIRRTNPLHVASEPADHAWAYLFLASKERTKSVTGCVIHSDGGLHSRGLVPLGGELIS, from the coding sequence GTGGCAGAAGGTTGGCTGGCCGGAAAGGTCGCGCTCATCACCGGAGGTGGCAGCGGAATCGGCCGTGCGGTGGTCGAGCGGTTCGTCGCCGAAGGCGCGCGAGTCGCCGTGCTCGATCGCGCCGCCGACGCCGTCGCGGAGCTGACGCGGACATACGGCGCGGACGTGGCCGCGATCCAGGGTGACGTCCGCCGACTCGCGGACCACAAGCGAGCGGTGGCCGAGGCCGTCCAGCGGTTCGGCCGGCTGGACACGCTGGTGACCGTCGCGGGGATCTTCGACTACTTCGCCTCGCTGGACACCCTGCCGGAGGACCGGATCGATGCCGCCTTCACCGAGATGTTCGACATCAACGTCAAAGGCTCGCTGCTGGCGGTCAAGGCCGCGCTACCGGAGCTGGCCGCCGCGGAGGGCAACGTCGTGCTGACCATTTCGAACGCGGGTTACCTTCCCGGCGGTGGCGGTCCGCTCTACACCGGCTCGAAATTCGCGGTCCGCGGGTTGCTCTCTCAATTGTCGTTCGAACTCGCTCCGCACATCCGGGTGAATGCTGTCGCGCCAGGTGGCACCGTGACGCAGCTGCGCGGTGTGGAAGCGATGGACTCCGGCCGGCAACGCCTGATCGACCTGCCGGATCTGCCCGAGCTGATCCGCCGCACCAATCCGCTGCATGTCGCCTCCGAACCGGCTGATCACGCCTGGGCCTATCTCTTCCTGGCGTCGAAGGAGCGCACCAAGTCGGTGACCGGCTGCGTCATCCACTCCGACGGCGGCCTGCACAGCCGCGGCCTCGTTCCGCTGGGCGGTGAGCTGATCTCATGA